One part of the Desulfuromonadaceae bacterium genome encodes these proteins:
- a CDS encoding helix-turn-helix domain-containing protein gives MPRTIKPLPTPAQSGPLDAETLGMYIRARRTQAGLGMHEAAAFCGVAVDTLTRIETAKGDVKLSSILTVCRMLGIRLNIEPWETS, from the coding sequence ATGCCTCGAACCATTAAGCCGCTGCCGACGCCGGCTCAGAGCGGCCCGCTCGACGCTGAGACTCTGGGAATGTACATTCGCGCCCGCCGAACCCAAGCGGGGCTGGGCATGCACGAAGCGGCGGCCTTTTGCGGGGTCGCCGTCGATACCCTGACCAGGATCGAGACGGCCAAGGGCGACGTCAAACTCTCCAGCATCCTGACCGTTTGTCGCATGCTCGGCATCCGGCTCAACATCGAGCCATGGGAGACGTCATGA